A genomic segment from Diadema setosum chromosome 11, eeDiaSeto1, whole genome shotgun sequence encodes:
- the LOC140235447 gene encoding macrophage mannose receptor 1-like codes for MAYHALLSLSLLAVVCGATAYVTCPDGWTQRGFSCYYQRACDVTWDDAERECLALGAHLISIDSRPEFNFMKNFAERESAPYWIGLNDKHHEGQWFFTDMRRLRPELNSLWSSGEPNNKGDEDCVVWPYGSDEKWNDAKCSQKHSFICEIEHFGCPDGWAEFGDSCYHVIDSPKIHHFDAQVKCQSIHPDCSLVKVDNHDEQVFLSNLLGASCSDWIGLVGELDDDTLDGSAASSDIPPRNWYFTDGQPMVHDFWKQNEPNYNKGDHRVCTLQKNDQGWNDYECDKDMSFVCELKKPNFY; via the exons ATGGCATACCATGCCCTCCTTTCCCTGAGTCTACTGGCCGTCGTTTGCGGGGCAACTGCAT ATGTTACCTGCCCAGACGGCTGGACACAGCGCGGATTCTCCTGTTACTACCAGAGAGCATGTGACGTGACGTGGGACGATGCCGAGCGGGAGTGTCTGGCCCTGGGAGCCCATCTCATCTCAATCGACAGCAGGCCCGAGTTTAACTTCATGAAGAACTTTGCAGAGCGGGAATCTGCGCCG TACTGGATCGGACTGAACGACAAGCACCACGAGGGACAGTGGTTCTTCACCGACATGAGGCGGCTGCGGCCGGAGCTGAACTCCCTGTGGAGTTCCGGGGAACCAAACAACAAAGGAGACGAGGACTGCGTCGTTTGGCCCTATGGCTCGGATGAGAAGTGGAATGACGCGAAGTGCTCCCAGAAGCACAGCTTCATTTGCGAGATTGAGCATTTTG GTTGCCCCGACGGCTGGGCCGAATTCGGCGACTCCTGCTACCACGTCATCGATTCGCCCAAGATCCACCACTTCGACGCCCAGGTCAAGTGTCAGTCCATCCATCCCGACTGCAGCCTGGTCAAGGTGGACAACCACGACGAGCAGGTCTTCCTCTCCAATCTTCTTGGCGCCAGCTGCTCGGACTGGATCGGGCTCGTGGGAGAG CTGGATGACGATACA CTCGATGGGTCAGCAGCAAGCAGCGACATCCCACCGCGCAACTGGTACTTTACTGACGGCCAACCGATGGTGCACGACTTCTGGAAGCAGAACGAGCCAAATTACAACAAGGGCGACCATCGCGTCTGCACGCTGCAGAAAAACGACCAGGGCTGGAATGACTACGAGTGCGATAAGGACATGAGTTTCGTGTGCGAACTCAAGAAGCCCAACTTCTACTAG